A section of the Candidatus Polarisedimenticolaceae bacterium genome encodes:
- a CDS encoding HAMP domain-containing protein, with amino-acid sequence MKRAPANGGAAVADPTPVAALDKRQLLRALQHVRGGDFSVQLPGDWTGIDGEIAETFNEIIGANRKIAGELQRIGQVVGREGRTRERAKFDLPRGAWGDMEGSFNTLVDDLLRPTTEVTQAIASVAQGHLTQMMRLDVGGRPLEGEFLRSATIVNTMIERLSIFTSEVTRVAREVGSDGKLGGQAQVPGVSGVWKDLTDSVNSMASNLTAQVRNISEVTIAVASGDLSRKITVDVRGEILQLKEAINTMVDQLRSFASEVTRVAREVGTEGKLGGQAVVPGVAGTWKDLTDSVNAMAGNLTAQVRNIAEVTTAVARGDLSRKITVNVSGEILELKDTINTMVDQLNGFAGEVTRVAREVGTEGKLGGQAQAPGVGGTWKDLLDNVNFMASNLTAQVRNIAEVATAIARGDLSKKITVSVSGEILQLKETLNTMVDQLNAFASEVTRVAREVGTEGRLGGQAVVPGIAGTWKDLTDNVNLLAANLTTQVRNIAEVTTAVARGDLSRKITVDVRGEVLELKVTINTMVDQLNAFAAEVTRVAREVGTEGKLGGQAQVLGVAGTWKDLTDGVNSMASNLTAQVRNIAEVATAVARGDLSRKITVDTKGEILALKDTLNTMVDQLNAFASEVTRVAREVGTDGRLGGQALVPGVGGTWKDLTDSVNFMASNLTAQVRNIAEVATAIANGDLSKKITVDVSGEILELKDTLNTMVVQLNAFASEVTRVAREVGTEGKLGGQAQVPGVAGTWKGLTDNVNFMASNLTAQVRNIAEVTTAVARGDLSRKITVDVKGEILELKDTINTMVDQLNAFAGEVTRVAREVGTDGKLGGQAVVQGVAGTWKDLTDSVNFMAGNLTAQVRNIAEVATAIAGGDLSKKITVDVRGELLNLKETLNTMVEQLRSFAAEVTRVAREVGTEGKLGGQAVVPGVGGTWKDLTDNVNLLAANLTTQVRNIAEVTTAVARGDLSRKITVDVKGEILELKVTINTMVDQLNAFAAEVTRVAREVGTEGALGGQAVVPGVAGTWKDLTDNVNVMAANLTEQVRGIVKVVTAVAMGDLKPKLTVNAKGEVAALAETINNMTGTLATFAEQVTTVAREVGVDGRLGGQANVPGAAGTWKDLTGNVNLLAANLTTQVRAIAEVATAVTQGDLTRSIQVEARGEVAELKDNINTMIDNLRLTTERNTEQDWLKTNLARFTGMLQGQRDLGAVGRMLLSELTVLVNAHQGVLYRFEGGDTPELRLLAGFADHGKDGHPQSIKLGEGLIGQCALEKRRMIITDLPEGTVPIASGLFQSVPRNVIVLPILFKDDVKAVIELASLSTFTSSQLAFLDQLAASIGIVLNSIEATMQTEGLLVQSQQLAGELQAQQRELQQTNDQLAQKAQQLAEQNAEVERKNQEIEQARRALEEKATELALTSKYKSEFLANMSHELRTPLNSILILGQQLSENIEGNLSAKQVEFSRTIHGAGTDLLNLITDILDLSKIESGTVTVVAEEVVVSNVVDGVARPFRHEAEGKRLTLDVDIDAAVAPVMVTDSKRLQQVLKNLLSNAFKFTEQGGVRMRVAPAGSGWSTDHPILTRVPTVLAFEVRDSGIGIPAEKQRIIFEAFQQADAGTSRKYGGTGLGLAISRELATLLGGEIQLRSTPGLGSTFTLYLPQVYVGVTGAEAVESSGARRSIPAVGVWERPVEKIPDDRLDIAPGDAVLLIVEDDPAYVRILMDQAHAAGFKVLVALRGGDALALAREFRPTAISLDVFLPDMLGWTVLSQIKQEPGLRHIPVQIVTLDEDRQHGLARGAFSFVPKPASAEGLESAFLRIKDYAAPRTRRLLVIEDNQAEQVSIAELLGHDDVDIDTVGSGAEGLDRMREGSYDCVVLDLRLPDMSGFEVLEQVRDDETISDLPIVVFTGKELTPEEDARLHTLARSVVVKGVESPERLLDETALFLHRVLADLPPEKQKMLDRLHRSDEDLLGKTVLVVDDDMRNIFALSSVLERRGMQVLTAGTGHEAIATLNDKNDVAIVLMDIMMPEMDGYQTMTAIRQEPSLRRLPIIALTAKAMKGDREKCLDAGASDYLAKPVNTEQLLSALRMWLHR; translated from the coding sequence ATGAAGCGAGCCCCCGCAAACGGCGGAGCCGCCGTCGCCGATCCGACACCGGTCGCAGCGCTCGACAAGCGGCAGCTCCTGCGCGCGCTGCAGCACGTGCGCGGAGGCGACTTCAGCGTGCAGCTTCCCGGCGATTGGACCGGGATCGACGGCGAGATCGCGGAGACGTTCAACGAGATCATCGGCGCGAACCGGAAGATCGCGGGCGAGCTCCAGCGCATCGGCCAGGTCGTCGGCCGCGAGGGCCGGACGCGCGAGCGCGCCAAGTTCGATCTTCCGCGGGGCGCCTGGGGCGACATGGAGGGCTCGTTCAACACTCTCGTCGACGACCTGTTGCGCCCGACGACGGAGGTCACGCAGGCGATCGCTTCGGTCGCGCAGGGCCATCTCACGCAGATGATGCGTCTCGACGTCGGCGGCCGCCCGCTCGAGGGCGAGTTCCTCCGCTCGGCGACGATCGTCAACACGATGATCGAGCGCCTCTCGATCTTCACGTCGGAGGTCACGCGCGTCGCGCGCGAGGTCGGCTCCGACGGCAAGCTCGGCGGCCAGGCGCAGGTGCCCGGCGTGAGCGGCGTGTGGAAGGACCTGACCGACAGCGTGAACTCGATGGCGTCGAACCTCACCGCCCAGGTGCGGAACATCTCCGAGGTGACGATCGCGGTCGCCAGCGGCGACCTCTCGCGCAAGATCACGGTCGACGTGCGCGGCGAGATCCTCCAGCTCAAGGAGGCGATCAACACGATGGTCGACCAGCTCCGGTCGTTCGCGTCGGAGGTCACGCGCGTCGCGCGCGAGGTCGGCACCGAAGGGAAGCTCGGCGGCCAGGCGGTCGTCCCCGGCGTGGCCGGCACGTGGAAGGACCTGACCGACAGCGTCAACGCGATGGCCGGAAACTTGACCGCGCAGGTCCGCAACATCGCCGAGGTCACGACCGCCGTCGCGCGCGGCGACCTCTCCAGAAAGATCACGGTCAACGTGTCGGGCGAGATCCTCGAGCTCAAGGACACGATCAACACGATGGTCGACCAGCTGAACGGGTTCGCCGGCGAGGTCACGCGCGTCGCGCGCGAGGTCGGCACCGAAGGCAAGCTCGGCGGCCAGGCTCAGGCTCCCGGCGTCGGCGGCACGTGGAAGGACCTCCTCGACAACGTGAACTTCATGGCGTCGAACCTGACCGCCCAGGTCCGCAACATCGCCGAGGTCGCGACCGCGATCGCCCGCGGCGACCTCTCGAAGAAGATCACGGTCAGCGTCTCCGGAGAGATCCTCCAGCTCAAGGAGACGCTCAACACGATGGTCGATCAGCTGAACGCGTTCGCGTCCGAGGTGACGCGCGTGGCGCGCGAGGTCGGCACCGAAGGGCGGCTCGGCGGCCAGGCGGTCGTTCCGGGGATCGCCGGCACGTGGAAGGACCTCACCGACAACGTCAACCTGCTCGCGGCGAACCTCACGACCCAGGTCCGCAACATCGCCGAGGTGACGACCGCCGTCGCGCGCGGCGATCTCTCGAGAAAGATCACCGTCGACGTGCGCGGCGAGGTCCTCGAGCTCAAGGTGACGATCAACACGATGGTCGATCAGCTGAACGCCTTCGCCGCCGAGGTCACCCGCGTCGCGCGCGAGGTCGGGACGGAAGGGAAGCTCGGCGGCCAGGCCCAGGTGCTCGGCGTCGCCGGCACGTGGAAGGACCTGACGGACGGCGTCAACTCGATGGCGTCGAACCTGACGGCGCAGGTGCGCAACATCGCCGAGGTCGCGACCGCCGTCGCGCGCGGCGACCTCTCCCGCAAGATCACGGTCGACACCAAGGGCGAGATCCTCGCGCTCAAGGACACGCTCAACACGATGGTCGATCAGTTGAACGCCTTCGCATCGGAGGTCACGCGCGTCGCCCGCGAGGTCGGCACCGACGGGCGCCTCGGCGGCCAGGCGCTCGTGCCGGGAGTCGGCGGGACGTGGAAGGACCTCACGGACAGCGTCAATTTCATGGCGTCGAACCTGACGGCCCAGGTGCGCAACATCGCCGAGGTCGCGACCGCGATCGCGAACGGCGACCTCTCGAAGAAGATCACCGTCGACGTCTCCGGCGAGATCCTCGAGCTGAAGGACACGCTCAACACGATGGTCGTCCAGCTCAACGCGTTCGCGTCGGAGGTCACGCGCGTCGCCCGCGAGGTCGGGACGGAAGGCAAGCTCGGCGGCCAGGCCCAGGTGCCCGGCGTCGCCGGCACGTGGAAGGGGCTCACCGACAACGTCAACTTCATGGCGTCGAACCTCACGGCCCAGGTGCGCAACATCGCGGAGGTGACGACCGCCGTCGCGCGCGGCGACCTCTCGCGCAAGATCACGGTCGACGTCAAGGGAGAGATCCTCGAGCTCAAGGACACGATCAACACGATGGTCGACCAGCTCAACGCGTTCGCCGGCGAGGTCACGCGCGTCGCGCGCGAGGTCGGCACCGACGGCAAGCTGGGCGGCCAGGCGGTAGTCCAGGGCGTCGCCGGCACGTGGAAGGACCTCACCGACAGCGTCAACTTCATGGCCGGCAACCTGACCGCGCAGGTCCGCAACATCGCCGAGGTCGCGACCGCGATCGCCGGCGGCGACCTCTCGAAGAAGATCACCGTCGACGTCCGCGGCGAGCTCCTGAACCTGAAGGAGACGCTCAACACGATGGTCGAGCAGCTCCGCTCGTTCGCGGCCGAGGTCACGCGCGTCGCCCGCGAGGTCGGAACGGAAGGCAAGCTCGGCGGCCAGGCGGTCGTCCCCGGCGTCGGCGGCACCTGGAAGGACCTCACCGACAACGTCAACCTGCTCGCCGCCAACCTGACGACGCAGGTCCGGAACATCGCCGAGGTGACGACCGCCGTCGCGCGCGGCGACCTCTCGCGCAAGATCACCGTCGACGTCAAGGGCGAGATCCTCGAGCTGAAGGTCACGATCAACACGATGGTCGATCAGCTCAACGCGTTCGCCGCCGAGGTGACGCGCGTCGCGCGCGAGGTGGGCACCGAGGGCGCGCTCGGCGGCCAGGCGGTCGTCCCCGGCGTCGCCGGCACGTGGAAGGACCTCACCGACAACGTCAACGTCATGGCCGCGAACCTCACCGAGCAGGTGCGCGGGATCGTCAAGGTCGTCACCGCGGTCGCCATGGGCGATCTCAAGCCGAAGCTCACCGTCAACGCGAAGGGCGAGGTCGCGGCGCTCGCCGAGACGATCAACAACATGACCGGCACCCTCGCCACGTTCGCCGAGCAGGTCACGACGGTCGCGCGCGAGGTCGGCGTCGACGGGCGCCTCGGCGGCCAGGCGAACGTCCCGGGCGCCGCCGGCACGTGGAAGGACCTCACCGGCAACGTCAACCTGCTCGCCGCCAACCTCACGACGCAGGTGCGCGCCATCGCCGAGGTCGCGACGGCAGTGACGCAGGGCGACCTCACGCGCTCGATCCAGGTCGAGGCGCGCGGCGAGGTCGCCGAGCTCAAGGACAACATCAACACGATGATCGACAACCTCCGTCTCACGACGGAGCGCAACACCGAGCAGGACTGGCTCAAGACCAACCTCGCGCGGTTCACGGGGATGCTCCAGGGCCAGCGCGACCTCGGCGCCGTCGGCCGCATGCTCCTCTCCGAGCTGACCGTCCTCGTCAACGCGCACCAGGGGGTCCTCTACCGGTTCGAGGGGGGCGACACGCCGGAGCTCCGGCTCCTCGCCGGCTTCGCCGACCACGGCAAGGACGGCCACCCGCAGTCGATCAAGCTCGGCGAGGGGCTCATCGGCCAGTGCGCGCTCGAGAAGCGCCGCATGATCATCACCGACCTGCCCGAGGGCACGGTGCCGATCGCGTCCGGCCTCTTCCAGTCGGTCCCGCGCAACGTCATCGTGCTGCCGATCCTCTTCAAGGACGACGTCAAGGCGGTCATCGAGCTGGCGTCGCTGTCGACCTTCACGTCGTCTCAGCTCGCGTTCCTCGACCAGCTCGCGGCGTCGATCGGGATCGTCCTCAACAGCATCGAGGCGACGATGCAGACCGAGGGCCTCCTCGTCCAGTCGCAGCAGCTCGCCGGCGAGCTGCAGGCCCAGCAGCGCGAGCTGCAGCAGACGAACGACCAGCTCGCCCAGAAGGCGCAGCAGCTCGCCGAGCAGAACGCCGAGGTCGAGCGGAAGAACCAGGAGATCGAGCAGGCGCGGCGCGCGCTCGAGGAGAAGGCGACCGAGCTCGCGCTCACGTCGAAGTACAAGTCCGAGTTCCTGGCGAACATGTCGCACGAGCTGCGCACGCCGCTCAACAGCATCCTCATCCTCGGCCAGCAGCTCTCCGAGAACATCGAAGGGAATCTCTCGGCCAAGCAGGTCGAGTTCTCGCGGACGATCCACGGCGCCGGCACCGACCTCCTGAACCTCATCACCGACATCCTCGACCTCTCGAAGATCGAGTCGGGAACCGTGACCGTCGTCGCCGAGGAGGTCGTGGTCTCGAACGTCGTCGACGGCGTCGCGCGTCCGTTCCGGCACGAGGCCGAGGGCAAGCGCCTGACCCTGGACGTCGACATCGATGCGGCGGTCGCGCCGGTCATGGTCACGGACAGCAAGCGGCTCCAGCAGGTACTGAAGAACCTTCTCTCGAACGCGTTCAAGTTCACGGAGCAGGGCGGCGTCCGCATGCGCGTCGCGCCGGCCGGCTCGGGCTGGAGCACGGACCATCCGATCCTGACGCGTGTCCCCACCGTGCTCGCGTTCGAGGTGCGGGACAGCGGCATCGGCATCCCTGCGGAGAAGCAGCGGATCATCTTCGAGGCGTTCCAGCAGGCCGACGCCGGCACGAGCCGCAAGTACGGCGGAACGGGTCTCGGTCTCGCGATCAGCCGCGAGCTGGCGACGCTCCTCGGCGGGGAGATCCAGCTCCGCAGCACACCCGGGCTCGGCAGCACGTTCACGCTCTACCTCCCCCAGGTGTACGTCGGCGTCACCGGTGCCGAAGCCGTCGAGTCGTCGGGGGCGCGCCGGTCGATCCCCGCGGTCGGCGTGTGGGAGCGTCCGGTCGAGAAGATCCCGGACGATCGCCTCGACATCGCCCCCGGCGATGCCGTGCTCCTCATCGTCGAGGACGACCCGGCCTACGTCCGCATCCTGATGGACCAGGCACACGCGGCCGGGTTCAAGGTCCTGGTCGCCCTCCGTGGCGGCGACGCGCTCGCCCTCGCGCGTGAATTCCGCCCGACGGCGATCTCGCTCGACGTGTTCCTCCCCGACATGCTCGGCTGGACCGTCCTGAGCCAGATCAAGCAGGAGCCGGGGCTCCGCCACATCCCGGTGCAGATCGTCACGCTCGACGAGGACCGGCAGCACGGCCTCGCCCGCGGAGCGTTCAGCTTCGTGCCGAAGCCGGCCTCCGCGGAAGGGCTCGAGTCGGCGTTCCTCCGCATCAAGGACTACGCGGCCCCGCGCACGCGCCGCCTGCTCGTCATCGAGGACAATCAGGCGGAGCAGGTCTCGATCGCGGAGCTCCTGGGCCACGACGACGTCGACATCGACACGGTCGGCTCCGGGGCCGAAGGGCTCGATCGCATGCGCGAGGGATCGTACGACTGCGTCGTCCTCGACCTCCGGCTCCCCGACATGTCGGGGTTCGAGGTGCTCGAGCAGGTCAGGGACGACGAGACGATCTCCGATCTCCCGATCGTCGTCTTCACCGGAAAGGAGCTGACGCCGGAGGAAGACGCGCGCCTCCACACGCTGGCGCGCAGCGTCGTCGTCAAGGGGGTCGAATCTCCCGAGCGCCTCCTCGACGAGACGGCGCTCTTCCTGCACCGCGTGCTGGCCGACCTCCCGCCGGAGAAGCAGAAGATGCTCGACCGGCTCCATCGCTCGGACGAGGACCTCCTCGGGAAGACCGTCCTCGTCGTCGACGACGACATGCGGAACATCTTCGCCCTCTCGAGCGTGCTCGAGCGACGCGGGATGCAGGTGCTCACCGCGGGCACCGGCCACGAGGCGATCGCGACCTTGAACGACAAGAACGACGTCGCCATCGTCCTCATGGACATCATGATGCCGGAGATGGACGGGTACCAGACGATGACCGCCATCCGGCAGGAGCCGTCGCTCCGGCGCCTGCCGATCATCGCGCTGACGGCGAAGGCGATGAAGGGCGACCGTGAAAAGTGCCTCGACGCCGGCGCGTCGGACTACCTCGCGAAGCCGGTCAACACGGAGCAGCTCTTGTCGGCACTCAGGATGTGGCTCCACCGCTGA
- the crcB gene encoding fluoride efflux transporter CrcB, whose product MARLLMVCLGGFVGTGMRYGLNGWVSRKFGETFPWGTLVINVSGSFAAGIAFFLTGPDSPMIVSATTRQVIIAGLLGGFTTFSSFSLQTLTLLREGEVGAALGNIVGSVVAGLIAAWLGFTLARSLGGVR is encoded by the coding sequence ATGGCGCGCCTTCTCATGGTCTGTCTCGGCGGATTCGTCGGCACCGGGATGCGCTACGGCCTCAACGGATGGGTCTCGAGGAAATTCGGAGAGACGTTCCCTTGGGGGACGCTCGTCATCAACGTGTCGGGCTCGTTCGCCGCGGGCATCGCTTTCTTTCTCACGGGCCCCGATTCGCCGATGATCGTTTCCGCGACGACGCGCCAGGTCATCATCGCGGGGCTTCTCGGCGGGTTCACAACGTTTTCCTCCTTCAGCCTGCAGACCCTCACCCTCTTGAGAGAAGGAGAAGTCGGCGCCGCGCTCGGGAACATCGTCGGGTCGGTCGTCGCCGGGCTCATCGCCGCCTGGCTCGGGTTCACGCTCGCGCGTAGCCTCGGAGGCGTGCGATGA
- a CDS encoding DUF190 domain-containing protein: protein MKLEGQGVLLRVFLGESDRWQGKPLYEAIVLAAREHKLAGATVLRGPMGFGAHSRVHTAKILRLSEDLPMVIEIVDTQAAIDGFLPILDTMVQDGMVTLEKVQVVTYRSRPVS from the coding sequence ATGAAGCTCGAAGGCCAAGGCGTCCTCCTCCGCGTCTTCCTCGGCGAGTCGGACCGCTGGCAGGGCAAGCCCCTCTACGAGGCGATCGTCCTCGCCGCGCGCGAGCACAAGCTCGCCGGCGCGACGGTGCTCCGCGGTCCCATGGGCTTCGGCGCCCACTCGCGCGTCCACACCGCGAAGATCCTTCGCCTCTCGGAGGACCTGCCGATGGTGATCGAGATCGTCGACACCCAGGCCGCGATCGACGGGTTCCTTCCCATCCTCGACACGATGGTCCAGGACGGGATGGTCACGCTCGAGAAGGTTCAGGTCGTGACCTACCGGAGCAGACCGGTATCTTGA
- a CDS encoding M1 family aminopeptidase, whose protein sequence is MSLTRFVRVAALGLALLPAAYAAPEPLHILSPEERATLRKSHLAIAGMTLPRTPEVEAIAAAQDDVDIQHYFLDLEFVPSTQRVQGSVTITGMSLVAGFQHLVLDFASNMGIVSIFRGATQLTYTRPTNVLDILLDQPFGVGQTFVVKVNYSGVPDATGFGSISWRKTGSAAIGSAVSTLSEPEGARSWWPCKDRPDDKATVEEWWTVPSTWIATGNGVLIGSGPNGTGKTRYKWKPTDPLTTYLVSVTASVFSTFSQTYTTLTGGTMPVDYYVYPEDLAKAQASFTPTPSMIAFFAQTFGEYPFVIDKYGMTEFSWGGAMEHTTNTSYGYQLVNGGHNYDSVIAHELSHQWWGDAVSPRTWADVWLNEGFATYCEALWAEHLGGADGYKSYMSSLASSNFAGSVYNPSDLFGSTVYDKGAWVQHMLRHLVGDTNFFNAMRDWYAGHDNGASDTATYQATQEARYGSSLAWFFQEWVYQPGEPNYQYGWTTAALADGTYRTYVRLQQLQTTGLITMPVEFTAVTSSGNQVRTVWNDQADQVLTFITTDWPWDLRLDDGGFILKSAATVVELPDADVDGVPDGIDNCQTIVNPDQLDFDGDGAGDACDPDDDNDGLADVSDCAPFDASQGTPGEVDVMTVSGTGHVAWNAAARADVYDVERGTLSTLSAGYGGCFASALAATSIDDADVPAAGDGFFYLVRGDDTGCGGAGSFGVDSNGVPRAASCP, encoded by the coding sequence GTGTCCTTGACTCGATTCGTGCGCGTCGCCGCGCTCGGCCTGGCTCTCCTTCCCGCGGCCTACGCCGCGCCCGAGCCGCTCCACATCCTCTCGCCCGAGGAGCGGGCAACGCTCAGGAAGAGCCACCTCGCGATCGCGGGGATGACCCTTCCCCGCACCCCCGAGGTCGAAGCGATCGCCGCAGCCCAGGACGACGTCGACATCCAGCACTACTTCCTCGATCTGGAGTTCGTGCCGTCGACGCAGCGCGTCCAAGGATCGGTCACGATCACGGGGATGAGCCTCGTGGCGGGGTTCCAGCATCTCGTCCTCGACTTCGCGAGCAACATGGGGATCGTCTCGATCTTCCGCGGGGCGACGCAGCTCACCTACACCCGCCCGACGAACGTCCTCGACATCCTGCTCGACCAGCCGTTCGGCGTGGGACAGACGTTCGTCGTCAAGGTCAACTACTCCGGCGTCCCCGACGCGACCGGATTCGGCTCGATCAGCTGGCGGAAGACCGGCTCGGCGGCGATCGGCAGCGCCGTCTCGACGCTCTCCGAGCCCGAGGGCGCGCGCTCGTGGTGGCCGTGCAAGGACCGCCCCGACGACAAGGCGACCGTCGAGGAGTGGTGGACCGTCCCCTCGACCTGGATCGCGACCGGGAACGGCGTCCTCATCGGCTCGGGACCGAACGGCACCGGCAAGACGCGTTACAAGTGGAAGCCGACCGATCCCCTGACGACCTACCTGGTCTCGGTGACCGCGTCGGTCTTCTCGACCTTCTCCCAGACCTACACGACGCTCACCGGCGGGACGATGCCGGTCGACTACTACGTCTACCCCGAGGATCTCGCCAAGGCGCAAGCGTCGTTCACCCCGACGCCGTCGATGATCGCCTTCTTCGCGCAAACGTTCGGCGAGTACCCGTTCGTCATCGACAAGTACGGGATGACCGAGTTCTCATGGGGCGGCGCGATGGAGCACACGACGAACACCAGCTACGGCTACCAGCTCGTCAACGGCGGCCACAACTACGACTCGGTCATCGCGCACGAGCTGTCGCATCAGTGGTGGGGCGACGCGGTCAGCCCCCGCACGTGGGCCGACGTCTGGCTCAACGAGGGGTTCGCGACCTACTGCGAGGCGCTCTGGGCCGAGCATCTCGGCGGCGCGGACGGTTACAAGAGCTACATGAGCTCGCTCGCGTCGTCCAACTTCGCCGGATCGGTCTACAACCCGTCGGATCTCTTCGGCTCGACGGTCTACGACAAGGGCGCATGGGTCCAGCACATGCTGCGGCACCTCGTCGGCGACACGAACTTCTTCAATGCGATGCGCGACTGGTACGCCGGGCACGACAACGGCGCCTCCGACACCGCGACCTACCAGGCGACGCAGGAGGCCCGGTACGGCAGCTCGCTCGCCTGGTTCTTCCAGGAGTGGGTCTACCAGCCGGGTGAGCCGAACTACCAGTACGGCTGGACGACCGCCGCCCTCGCCGACGGCACCTATCGCACCTACGTCCGCCTCCAGCAGCTCCAGACGACGGGGCTCATCACGATGCCGGTCGAGTTCACCGCGGTGACGAGCTCGGGCAACCAGGTGCGCACCGTCTGGAACGACCAGGCCGATCAAGTGCTGACGTTCATCACGACCGATTGGCCGTGGGATCTCCGTCTCGACGACGGCGGATTCATCCTCAAGTCGGCCGCGACGGTGGTGGAGCTTCCCGACGCCGACGTCGACGGCGTCCCCGACGGCATCGATAACTGTCAGACGATCGTGAATCCGGACCAGCTCGACTTCGACGGCGACGGCGCGGGCGACGCCTGCGACCCCGACGACGACAACGACGGCCTCGCCGACGTGAGCGACTGCGCTCCCTTCGACGCCTCGCAGGGCACGCCGGGCGAGGTCGATGTCATGACGGTCAGCGGCACCGGTCACGTCGCCTGGAACGCCGCGGCGCGGGCGGACGTCTATGACGTGGAACGCGGGACGCTGTCGACGTTGAGCGCCGGTTACGGAGGCTGCTTCGCGTCTGCGCTCGCGGCGACGTCGATCGACGACGCCGACGTGCCCGCTGCGGGCGACGGCTTCTTCTATCTGGTACGCGGAGACGATACGGGATGCGGCGGCGCGGGCTCGTTCGGCGTCGATTCGAACGGGGTGCCGCGAGCGGCGAGCTGTCCTTAG